DNA from Lentilitoribacter sp. Alg239-R112:
AACAAGGCGCGGAAGACAACCTTTGCTGACGTCTTTGTCATAAACCATCTCGATAATGCGGTTTGTCTTAGCAGCCTCGCAAAGTTGAGCTTCATATTTCGATTGGGCCTGAGTGGATGAGAATGGCGTAACGATAATAAGCGTTGCTATTACTAAGTTTTTAAATTTCATTGCTGGCTCCTTAAGAAAGCTACCTTCTTCTCTCACGCATGGTTCGTTATTCTATTGACGAACGTACATGGGGCTATCCAGCAAGGCAAATACTGATTATCCGTTACTTGGTAAGGCTATGACTGCATCCAATATTCCGGGCCATCCAAAATCAGTTGTGCCTATCGGAAAGCTCAACAGAAACCCATAGATTGGCACTGTAATTTCAGAGCGGCTCGCAGACTTTTTGCAGATGTATCTGAGTATTCAATACGATGGGTCATGTAGGCACCAACGAGAGCAACATCATGCCGTCTGCCTAGATAAACAATTAGACTGGATATTACGTCCGCACCCAAGATTGCTAAAGTACCACCCTTGGCATAATCTCAGATGATACTAGCCAATATTGGAGCCGCCTTGTCATGAATCAAGCGGTTGAGACGGTGGTTGAGGCCTAAACTTTGATGTTCATTCAAAATCAATTGCGTTTCCATCTGATCGGCAAAATTACTGCCCTTAAAAAGCTCACTCTCCATTGAAAAAATGGTTATAAATCAGCCTCTTGCACTCAAGGATACATTAACTTCTACCGCTCCCAAACTATCAGCTATCCGGTCGGGCAGCTGTTCAAACTCGGAAAATAGGGGCTCATCCTTTGATGAGAAGTGGTGATGAAAGCCACCGTTCGACAACCTAGACACAAGAAGAATTTCTGCCATCGTTGTGGCCTCAAACCCTGCTGAAAAAGAGCTCTTGCGCAACTCCGAAAAGTTAGGCTCGGCGTTCGTCTGGTTTCATATTTATGCGCTTCTCGGCACCTATATATTTATCCTTTAAAGCCTTTCGGTCAGAGTCATTTACTTAACCGAATTCGGGTGCGCAAAACTCACCGATACGAATGACTATTTCTGCTGTTTCTTCTCACCTAGCATCAACATGGCAGGTGTTACGATGAGAGTAAGAACTGTAGCAACGACCAAGCCTCCGGCAATCGCGCTAGAAAGTTCTGTCCACCACTGTGTTGACGGAGCGCCATAAACAATATCTCGCGTGAAGAAATTTATATTAAGGCCAATTACCATTGGCATAAGACCAAGCGCTGTTGTTATTGATGTTAAAAGCACAGGTCTTAGCCGTTGTGCACCAGTTCTAAGCGCCGCTTCAAGGGATGATTGTCCATCTCTTTTCAACTGATTAAAGGTGTCAATAAGCACGATATTGTTATTCACAACGATACCAGCGAGCGCAATAACGCCTATGCCGCCCATTACAATTCCGAAAGGTCGTCCAGTTATAAGTAATCCAAGCAGTACGCCGGCAACAGAAAAGACAATCGCGCTCATCACAATTAATGCCTGATAGAAACTGTTGAACTGAAGTAGTAATATCATAAACATCAAGACAATTGCTGATATGAAAGCGCCTACTAGGAATACCATTGCTTCGTTCTGATCTTCAGCTTCACCTGCAAAAACAAAGTCCACACCATCGGGCAAAATTCCTTCGTTTAATGCAGATGTAAGCTCGCTTACCTGATCATTTACTAAAATACCAGGTGCTACATTTGCTTCAATTGTTACGACACGTAACTCATCAATCCGCCGGATGGTACCAACACGCTCTGCGGGAGAAAAATCAACGAAGTTTGAAATAGGAACAAGTCCAGATGACGTTGGGACACGAAGACTTCCGAGCTCCGCAAGTGAACGATCCTGGTAAGGAAATCTAATACGAATATCAAGAGTACCATCAATATCGCCAGGTCGAAAAGTTGCTATCTTAATTCCTTGAGTGAGTAACTGAACGGCTTGTCCGAGAAGGCTAACATCGGCACCAAAGCGGGCTGCTTCTACTCTATTAACATTGATAGAAAGCTCTACACCGGGAAGCGGTCTTGTATCAGTTATATCTGTAAATCCTCCAATTTTAGCCATTGCCGATCTGACGACGTTTACAGCTTCTGACTGGGCTTTTGCATCCTGTACCCGCAATTGAAGGTTAATTGGCTTTCCACCTGAGGGGCCGCCGCTCTCAGTTTGCACTTGAACATTGATGCCAGCAATATCTGAAACATCCTGCCGGATTTCTTCGCCTATTTCAGCTGCAGTGCGACGCTCATCCCAATCGGTGAGTTCAAGCTGAATTGAACCTACTGTCTCTTCATCACCCTGCCCGGCACTCATCATTGAGCGGGCATAGACACTTGATACTTCTCCATATTTAAGCAACCTGTTCTCAACCAGACGCACCAAACGATCCCGTTCATAAATTGAGATATTATCACGAGCTCTAACTTGGACCTGCATGAACTCTGGTTCAACAGAGGGAAAGAATGTGACACCTTTACCAAGTTGGCCGTAGAGGCCAAAAGCCCCTAGCAACATGGCAACAGCAAGAAGAACAGTAGTGCCAGGACGTAGGATCGACCATTCAAGAACGTGAACATAAAGACCAACCAAACCACTCATCTTCCGTGGATCACCTATCTCGGCTGCGTGCAATACGGCCTTTGATTTAGCTGTTTGTGGTTGGCGTTTACCTATCAAACCACCAATCACCGGGATAAAAATAAGCGCCATAAATAAAGAGGCAAACAGAGTGAGAAGAACCGTGATTGGTAAGAACTTCATGAACTCGCCAACCAAGCCAGTCCAAAATAAAAGCGGAAAGAATACACTAAGTGTCGTAGCGGTAGATGCGATAATTGGCCATGCCATACGTTTGGCAGCAAAAGCATATGCATCCTTCGCAGTTGCTCCTTCCTGCAGTTTTCGGTCGGCAAGTTCCGTCGTAACAATAGCACCATCGACAAGCATTCCCACAACCAGAATAAGTGAAAACAAGACCACGATATTCATCGTATAACCCATCATCCAAATCGCAGTTACTCCAGCTAAGAATGCACCGGGGATTGCCAGCCCAACAAGAATTGCAGATCGGGGACCCAGCGCAAAGACGATGACAATCATAACCAAAATCACGGCCGCAATAACATTGGCTTCAAGGTCTGAAAGAAAAGTTTTAACTGGTTCTGACTGATCTTGCAGGTATGTAACTTCGATCGCATCGGGCCAATCCGACTTCATACTTTCGATCTGCTCTTTCACCTTTGCTACCGTTTCGATAATGTTGGCACCAGACCGCTTCTTCACTTCCATTGCGAGAGCAGGTTGCCCGTTAATCCGAGCAAAGCCTGTTGGGTCATCAAAAGCCCGGCGAATTGAAGCAACATCGCTAAAGGTGACGACTGTCCCATCCCGAACCTTAACTGGCATTGTCAAAACATCATCTAAATCTTCGATTAGTCCCGGTACTTTTAGCACCACGCGGCCAGAGCCATTTTCAATCGAACCAGCTGCAATAAGCTGATTGTTCCGTTGGATTTGACCAATCACTTCTTCAAAAGATAGGTTATAGGTTTGAAAGACAGTCGGATCGATAAGAACTTCTAAAAATTCATCACGCTTGCCGCCGATATCGACCTCTAATACACCTGGCAATCCTTCGATTTTTTCTTGAACATCTTCAGCAAGTTGATTAAGTGCGCGTTCCGGTATAGAGCCCGAAAGAATAACTGTAACAATCGGGAAAAGAGCCGTATTTATTTCCGTAATAGTTATATCATGGGCATCTTCAGGCAGGTCACCTGCAGCTCGATCAGCAGCTTCACGTACTTTATCTAGCGCTTCATCAATGTCGCCCCCAGCCTGAAACTCTAATTGAACACTAGCAAAGCCCTCAGAGGCATGGCTCTCCATGCGGTCCAATCCTGCAATTGCAGCAAATTCACTCTCGAGCGGCTCAAGAAGAAGACGTTCTGCATCGGTGGGGCTTATGCCATCCAATCCAGTTGAAACATAAACCAATGGCAAAGGCACTTCTGGATCGGATTCTTTAGGTATTGAATTGTAAGCTACGGCGCCAACCATTATGATGATCAGTAAGAGCAGCACGACCACTCGGCTGCGCGAGAAAGCAGCATCTATAAGGAGATTCATTTATCCGCACCTTTTGATGCCGTATCAACTTGCGAACGGACGAGTTCACCATCGCGAACATATCCTTGTCCCACGGTTATTATTTTAACCCTCTCGGGCAAACCCGTTACCCAGATACCCTCGATTTGAGCGCGAACAACTTCAATTGGGTAGAACCTAACCGTGTCCTGTTCATCAACGACTTTAACACCAAGTGCACCATCCTGATTGAGCGAGACAGCTGAAGGGGATAGGAAATGTGCATTAACTTGACCAACGGGAATTTGAATTTTCGCAGATATCCCAGCAGGGATAGCGCCATCACTATTGGGAACATCAATTTCTGTTAAAAACGTTCGGGTATCTTGAGCCGCTGACGTGCCTACAAATGATACCGAACCTGCTCGTTCCTCACCCGTAATGAAAAGTACTCGCGCAGGCTGATCATTTTGAAGTTGGCGCAGTGACTGTTGTGGCACCTGAATAGCCACTGTTAGTGGGGCGTTATCCACAATTCTACCTACGTCGTTGCCGGATTGAATAAACTCACCACGGTCCAAACTCAGAGTTTCTATACGTCCGGCGAAGGGAGCCGAAATGATGGTATCAGCTAAGGCTTCTTCCGCGGCAGTCAATTGCGCACGTGCAGAGGCAAGTGCAGCTTCGGTTTCAGTAACTCGAGCTACCGTCGCAACACCTTGTTCTTTAAGTTTGCTAGCGCTAGTAAAGTCTCGCTGAGCTCTTTCGAGTTCAGCGCGCGAACGCATAAGATTTGCTTCTTTTTCAGCTGTTTCAAATCGAGCAATGACGCTACCCGCCTCGACATCCTGACCCTTCGTGACAAACACTTCAGCAATCTGGCCGGAGGTTTCTGCTCGAATAGCCGTATCTCTATCAGGAAGCGCCTGACCTTCGGCTTGAAAAAACTGCGTTACAGGTTTTGCCGATGATAGTTTCACGACAACGGCAACTGGCAAAATTTCAATTTGTTCAGCGGTCTCTAGTTTGTCTTCAGATGGAAATATAAAACCACTACCCATCCATATGATCAGAGCAACCGAGAGAATTAGTGCACCCCAAAAAGAGAAACCAGCTCCACGGTCGTCGGTAAACTCTAAAACTTCAACCGAAGATATGTCGTTATCAATTTCTGCCATGTATTCGTTCCATTTCAGGTCCATTATTCGAAACTATTTTTTAGCAATATGTTTCTGTATCTGTTTCAACCTATCAGAGTTCGGATGAGGTGCAAATCGAGAGGTTAGCTCTTCTTCGCGCAATAAAGAATCTGACGTACTTTGCAAGAGATTTTT
Protein-coding regions in this window:
- a CDS encoding efflux RND transporter permease subunit — encoded protein: MNLLIDAAFSRSRVVVLLLLIIIMVGAVAYNSIPKESDPEVPLPLVYVSTGLDGISPTDAERLLLEPLESEFAAIAGLDRMESHASEGFASVQLEFQAGGDIDEALDKVREAADRAAGDLPEDAHDITITEINTALFPIVTVILSGSIPERALNQLAEDVQEKIEGLPGVLEVDIGGKRDEFLEVLIDPTVFQTYNLSFEEVIGQIQRNNQLIAAGSIENGSGRVVLKVPGLIEDLDDVLTMPVKVRDGTVVTFSDVASIRRAFDDPTGFARINGQPALAMEVKKRSGANIIETVAKVKEQIESMKSDWPDAIEVTYLQDQSEPVKTFLSDLEANVIAAVILVMIVIVFALGPRSAILVGLAIPGAFLAGVTAIWMMGYTMNIVVLFSLILVVGMLVDGAIVTTELADRKLQEGATAKDAYAFAAKRMAWPIIASTATTLSVFFPLLFWTGLVGEFMKFLPITVLLTLFASLFMALIFIPVIGGLIGKRQPQTAKSKAVLHAAEIGDPRKMSGLVGLYVHVLEWSILRPGTTVLLAVAMLLGAFGLYGQLGKGVTFFPSVEPEFMQVQVRARDNISIYERDRLVRLVENRLLKYGEVSSVYARSMMSAGQGDEETVGSIQLELTDWDERRTAAEIGEEIRQDVSDIAGINVQVQTESGGPSGGKPINLQLRVQDAKAQSEAVNVVRSAMAKIGGFTDITDTRPLPGVELSINVNRVEAARFGADVSLLGQAVQLLTQGIKIATFRPGDIDGTLDIRIRFPYQDRSLAELGSLRVPTSSGLVPISNFVDFSPAERVGTIRRIDELRVVTIEANVAPGILVNDQVSELTSALNEGILPDGVDFVFAGEAEDQNEAMVFLVGAFISAIVLMFMILLLQFNSFYQALIVMSAIVFSVAGVLLGLLITGRPFGIVMGGIGVIALAGIVVNNNIVLIDTFNQLKRDGQSSLEAALRTGAQRLRPVLLTSITTALGLMPMVIGLNINFFTRDIVYGAPSTQWWTELSSAIAGGLVVATVLTLIVTPAMLMLGEKKQQK
- a CDS encoding efflux RND transporter periplasmic adaptor subunit — encoded protein: MAEIDNDISSVEVLEFTDDRGAGFSFWGALILSVALIIWMGSGFIFPSEDKLETAEQIEILPVAVVVKLSSAKPVTQFFQAEGQALPDRDTAIRAETSGQIAEVFVTKGQDVEAGSVIARFETAEKEANLMRSRAELERAQRDFTSASKLKEQGVATVARVTETEAALASARAQLTAAEEALADTIISAPFAGRIETLSLDRGEFIQSGNDVGRIVDNAPLTVAIQVPQQSLRQLQNDQPARVLFITGEERAGSVSFVGTSAAQDTRTFLTEIDVPNSDGAIPAGISAKIQIPVGQVNAHFLSPSAVSLNQDGALGVKVVDEQDTVRFYPIEVVRAQIEGIWVTGLPERVKIITVGQGYVRDGELVRSQVDTASKGADK